A part of Sparus aurata chromosome 19, fSpaAur1.1, whole genome shotgun sequence genomic DNA contains:
- the pdss1 gene encoding all trans-polyprenyl-diphosphate synthase PDSS1 translates to MAGPWWRQCRRWSTNVTSTGLFETLWQYSVRSVSVSASSLGRTSWSSWPGNEWRPSALPTQKKLHTVNLTSSITRHRSRLLDPTLQSCCCRTIHSDAKPKDPFTLAQKDLKSLYDDIRKELFVSKELKHLCDYYFDGKGKAIRPMIVVLMARALNIHSNRSGDLLPGQRAIAMISEMIHTASLVHDDVIDGSDKRRGKRTINEIWGERKAILAGDFILSAASMALARIGNITVVKVLSQVIEDLVRGEFMQLGSKETENERFKHYLEKTFKKTASLIANSCKAVSILVNSDPEVHEIAFQYGKNVGIAFQLVDDVLDFTSGASQLGKPCAADLKLGLATGPVLFACQQFPELHAMIMRRFTSKGDVDQAWQYVLQSDGVQQTTYLAQRYCQEAIRQISMLRPSAERDALIRLTEMVLTRDK, encoded by the exons ATGGCGGGTCCGTGGTGGAGGCAGTGCCGGAGGTGGAGTACAAACGTTACGAGCACGGGTTTATTTGAAACACTGTGGCAATACAGCGTCAGGTCCGTGTCCGTGTCCGCGTCCTCTCTGGGGCGGACGTCCTGGAGCTCCTGGCCGGGGAACGAG TGGCGGCCATCAGCACTACCAACACAGAAAAAGCTGCATACTGTAAACTTAACCTCATCTATCACCAG ACACAGGTCCCGGTTGCTCGATCCCACACTACAGTCATGCTGCTGCAGAACGATACACAGCGATGCCAAACCCAAGGACCCCTTCACGTTAGCCCAGAAAGATTTAAAAAGTTTATACGACGACATCAGAAAG GAGCTTTTTGTATCTAAAGAGCTGAAACATCTATGTGACTACTACTTCGATGGCAAAGGCAAGGCCATCCGACCCATGATAGTCGTCCTGATGGCCCGGGCGCTCAACATCCACAGCAACAGATCGGG GGATTTGCTCCCGGGGCAGAGGGCCATAGCTATGATCTCAGAGATGATCCACACTGCCAGCCTGGTGCACGACGACGTTATAGACGGATCAGATAAGCGGAGGGGGAAGAGAACCATTAATGAAATTTGGGGTGAAAGAAAG GCGATCCTGGCTGGAGATTTCATCCTCTCAGCGGCGTCCATGGCCTTGGCTCGTATTGGTAACATCACGGTGGTAAAGGTGCTCTCCCAGGTTATCGAGGACCTGGTGCGAG GTGAATTCATGCAGCTGGGCTCCAAAGAGACCGAGAACGAGAGGTTCAAACACTACCTCGAGAAAACCTTCAAGAAGACAGCAAGTCTTATTGCAAACAGTTGTAAAGCA GTATCCATTCTGGTAAATTCTGATCCTGAAGTTCATGAAATAGCCTTCCAGTACGGGAAGAATGTTGGCATCGCATTTCAG TTGGTGGATGATGTCCTGGACTTCACGTCGGGGGCCAGTCAGCTGGGGAAGCCCTGTGCTGCAGATCTCAAACTGGGCTTGGCCACCGGACCGGTCCTGTTTGCATGTCAGCAG TTTCCTGAGCTCCATGCAATGATCATGAGACGCTTCACCTCCAAAGGAGACGTAGATCAAGCCTGGCAGTACGTCCTTCAG AGCGATGGAGTGCAACAGACCACCTACCTGGCCCAGCGCTACTGTCAAGAAGCCATCAGGCAGATCAGCATGCTGCGGCCGTCGGCGGAGAGGGACGCCCTCATCAGGCTCACTGAGATGGTGCTTACTAGGGACAAGTGA
- the LOC115570212 gene encoding uncharacterized protein LOC115570212, protein MCRTIHTVVFALVAAASISPVHVLEFCQSTDRDCHSHDRTTSDSVKSRWNMNASNLIQDLEQFRVSCKNLLEAFPVDEVDGNFVRTVKNCVFSKSLPTPLKGPLRLAAVSKDVIEGILDVDMAVTQSEEFLHYASGGRLLPGSVPLAHRYGGHQFGYWAGQLGDGRAHSLGQYTNRKGEVWEMQLKGSGKTPYSRSGDGRAVIRSSVREFLCSEAMHVLGVPTSRAASLIVSDEPVIRDQFYNGNVKTERGAVVLRLARSWFRIGSLEILSESGEIDLLRKLLNFVIDEHFSSIESDDPDKYLVFYSTVVNETAHMIAQWMSVGFAHGVCNTDNFSLLSITIDYGPFGFMEAYNPDFVPNTSDDEGRYSIGAQANVGLFNLEKLLTALSPVLSKKQRKEAKIILKGYANIYQMRFHQLFKAKLGLLGDEEEDGYLIAFLLKMMEDTQSDFTTTFRQLSEVSVEQLHNNNFTQMWALEDLSSHKLFSDWLNMYLLRLRGQENDDDSDRQHRMKNVNPRYVLRNWMAESAIRKAEMNDFSEVELLHHILSSPFVTQETAEEAGYAARPPLWAERLKVSCSS, encoded by the exons ATGTGTCGTACGATCCACACAGTAGTCTTCGCTCTAGTAGCAGCAGCCAGCATCTCACCTGTACATGTGCTGGAGTTCTGTCAGAGTACTGACCGTGACTGCCACAGTCATGACAGAACGACATCAGACAGCGTCAAATCCAGGTGGAACATGAACGCTTCAAACCTCATACAGGACCTGGAACAATTCAGAGTGTCCTGCAAGAATCTCCTAG aaGCATTCCCAGTAGACGAGGTCGATGGCAACTTCGTTCGCACCGTTAAGAACTGCGTATTCTCCAAATCCCTTCCAACTCCACTGAAAGGCCCGTTAAGACTGGCAGCAGTTTCGAAG GATGTCATTGAGGGGATCTTAGATGTAGACATGGCTGTAACACAGTCTGAGGAGTTCCTTCATTATGCCAGCGGTGGCAGACTGCTGCCAGGATCTGTACCACTTGCGCACAGATACGGAGGTCATCAG TTTGGCTACTGGGCAGGTCAGCTGGGTGATGGTCGAGCACATTCTCTCGGTCAGTACACCAACAG GAAAGGAGAAGTATGGGAGATGCAGCTTAAAGGCTCTGGAAAAACACCTTATTCAAG GTCAGGAGATGGTCGAGCTGTGATCCGTTCTTCTGTGAGGGAGTTCCTGTGCAGTGAAGCCATGCATGTCCTGGGTGTCCCAACCAGCAGGGCTGCcag tCTAATCGTAAGTGACGAGCCGGTGATCAGGGATCAGTTCTACAATGGCAATGTGAAGACAGAAAGAG GAGCTGTTGTTCTCCGGTTAGCCAGGTCATGGTTTCGGATTGGATCTTTAGAAATTCTGTCTGAAAGTGGAGAGATCGATCTCCTGAG AAAGCTGTTGAACTTTGTGATTGATGAACATTTTTCTTCAATTGAATCAGATGACCCGGATAAATATTTg GTGTTTTATTCCACAGTTGTAAACGAAACAGCACACATGATCGCCCAGTGGATGTCGGTTGGGTTTGCACATG GTGTGTGCAACACGGACAACTTCAGTCTCCTCTCCATCACCATCGACTACGGACCGTTTGGCTTCATGGAGGCTTATAACCCCG ATTTTGTCCCCAACACCTCTGATGATGAGGGCAGGTACAGCATAGGAGCTCAGGCCAACGTCGGGCTGTTCAACCTGGAGAAGCTGTTGACGGCTCTCAGTCCTGTGCTTTCTAAAAAACAGCGGAAAGA ggctaaaatcattttaaaaggaTACGCTAATATTTACCAGATGAG GTTTCACCAGCTATTTAAAGCTAAACTGGGGCTTCTAggtgacgaggaggaggacggctACCTCATCGCCTTTCTGCTGAAG ATGATGGAGGACACTCAGTCAGACTTCACCACGACCTTCAGGCAGCTCAGTGAAGTTTCAGTTGAGCAGcttcacaacaacaacttcaCACAG ATGTGGGCCCTTGAAGACTTATCGTCCCACAAGctcttctctgattggctcaACATGTACCTGCTGCGGCTCAGAGG TcaagaaaatgatgatgattcaGATCGTCAGCACAGGATGAAAA ATGTGAATCCGAGATATGTGCTGAGGAACTGGATGGCAGAGTCTGCAATAAGAAAAGCTGAGATGAATGATTTTTCTGAG GTGGAGCTGCTGCACCACATCCTGTCCTCACCCTTTGTTACACAAGAGACTGCAGAGGAGGCGGGCTATGCAGCAAGACCTCCACTGTGGGCTGAGAGGTTAAAGGTCAGCTGTTCCTCTTGA